The Rhipicephalus microplus isolate Deutch F79 chromosome 4, USDA_Rmic, whole genome shotgun sequence sequence CAGTGGAAAACATTACTGCACAACAAAACTTTAGTGAAGCAAAAAACCTTCAAAGGCATAATGCTCCTTCAGAAGCTGACTCAGTGAAATGTAGAATAGTAAATATATTTATTGATACTTCGTGAGAGAAAAAATGTGCACCAAGCAAATGGCCGTCAACTCTTTGAGAGATGAGGATACACAGGCAGATTTGAGTGCACCAGCCAGGCCGCTGGGCTATGACTTGCTCTGTGTGTCGTCCTTATGCTTAAGCACACCCTTCTGGATGAGGTCGGGGATCTCCACTGCCAGCCATGGGCCAAGCTGCAAGAGGCAAAATACATCACACAGAGCATTATTTAATCTGTACCACAGCTGCCCATGAGCAGCCAGTTGGCAATGTAGTTCCCCCAGTTGGGCATACACACAAGTACTTTAAAGGCTAAGGTCCTATGTTTGATTATgacaacaacaaagaaacatCCCTTACTCCTTAAtctcaccatggaagaacttgtTTCTTAACTCTCTTTTGCTGCGACAGCAGTAATAAACTGCAAACTGGGTTACCTCTGTGTATTCATTCTTCTCTTTTTTTAGGCCAAGAATAGCCAGCAGCAGCAAGAATTAAAACAGCATACACCTATACATCTGTCTTTCACAGCCAGAGTGCTCTGAGACAACCACTCAGACAACCATATCTGGACTTTAATAATAGCTCAGAATGTAGATAATTGGTACAGTTTTACAAGCCATCTGCTGTAAAAGGGTTAAAATAAGTTCATCACACCAGCTCTTCCAAATGTTAGCATTCATACTTACCCCAAGTGCCATGGCATGAGCAATGCCAAACTTTGGCACATTCCTTGCCCACAAAGGCTTGAAGTGATCCGTCATGCAGATCTTCCCTCCCCTGTGAACAACACGAGAGGATGGTAAAGTGGACGATTAAAACAGCGTTTGAGCAACATCACACCCAATAACAATAGATTCTGCTCCTGCTTCTTATATACTAATTTAAGCTGCACACAATGCATgtgcacacacatgcatgcatatatattCTCTCTGATATTTCTGCAAGTTAAGCATATcctttttttgtttcaatataCCACAAAATTCTAGGCCAGCAGCCCCTATGATGGAAGAGAATCCAACAATATTCGGAAGGGGGCCCTTGCTCAGTCGCGGATCAAAATTCAAGATGGCAGTAAAGGAATGCACACCTGTGCTTCTTACGAAATGTCTTGGTGAATACACGTGCATCCACTGTTTTTATTTGACCTCGTCGTGGGAATGAATCTAGTAAGTGAATGTGAAAATGAGGAGAGAGGGGGAGGGCGCTAGCTCGGTCATTTGCGAATTACAAAGAAAAACAACTCATTTGCCAACGTTGCTTGCAGCCACTGCAATGGACTTCATAAGAGTGAATACAGTTATAGAACACTTTACTTTTAATGGTGTAGGTCAAGGAAGGGATGTAGTTCCCCGTATATGTACAAAGCACAAAGGCCACTGGTATGACTGTACACTTTGTATACTTTGAAGAAGTCCGTTTGTGCATGTAAAGAGGCATACAGGATCGGTTAACGAAGTCACGATGCCACACTGAGGACCGGTTAACAAAGTCATGATGCCACACTAAAGCCTCTTTTGGTATCACAAAGGTAGCAACACTCCTCCTCCTACCCTCCTTTTCCATGAGACTTCAATAGTTGCTTGCAAAACGCAGCTGATCCATCTGTTGTCCATTGGTATAATACACTCATACTCTATTGCACTATGGTGTCCAGCGAGGGAACGGTCCAATGATAGATAGCTTAACaatgaaagctcgttaatttgcaACCAGTTAATTCAGACTGATGCCCTAGTCCCGATCAGTCAGTGAGTCACCAAACTTGATTTGAGTCCTACGGAACTACAGAGTTGTAGTTGCAGGCCGCGCCCACATTGGGGCAGTAAGACAATGGTCCTCCGCCCGTTCGCAGGCCCTTTGGACAGCCCTTAGTTGTTTATGGAGATCACTGCTTCTGGGGGCTTCCTTCAAGTCCTCTTGTTTATTAAAAGAGGCATTTTGTAACGCCAAACATTTCCAGAACATATTGTCAGAGCATGTGAGCTAATGAGCAACACTCTTCATGGCATTCAGAGCATTGTGGATCGATGTCCAGAGCAAAGCGACTGAACCTTCTTACTCGATGAAAAAGATCCTGTTTCTAACATGCAGTCCCGATCATTCGAACGCATCGGTATTTACAATGGTTAATTCGAACTGGGAGGCCCTGACCTTCACCACTCCTCCAAATGTCAAAGTGATCACAATTTGTTGCAAAATGAAACTAAGTTCAATCAGTATGATGCAAACAACGAAGCCCCAGTTTTTCTCAGCTGATGAGAATTCAGACATTGTAGTGGAGCTCTTGGACAAGCTGCAAACGATGCTCATGGAGATGCAATAAAAGAAACTCAACTAAATGATAATCACTGATCATATTTAATTTTGATAGTGTTAGCTCTGCCATATAATAAACTTGTTTTGAAGGATAAACACTGTCACATATTCTGACACTAAAGCAAACAGCTCACATAACTGCATGTTTATGCTTGTTTCGTGCATATCAATGCCTGATCAAAAATTCCTCTCGCTTTTCATAAAAAGCTTCTGCCACAaaagtattagtagtagtagtgccTCATTCATGATAACAAGTCCAGACGTGGCTTCTTTGGGTTTTGTCTGCGCAGTGTGGTGCAATCTCTCTTTATTCTAGCACAAGCTAGCTAATTTGAACTTCACTTAATTCAAACAATTTTATAACTCTCTCCAAGTTTGAGTTAACGAGATCTTACTGTATATAAATAAAAAACTAAACAAGTAAAAAGAGAAATAAGTAATGTTTGAACTTACTACTGTAGCGACAAGCGCACAGGAAGCCTGGATATTTAACAACGGATTCTGAAATGCATCTGCTGGACACACCAACAAATCAATTGTAACACTCCGGATGCCTCACCTGTACATCTTTGCTGTTTTGCCATCCAGCGATGGCAATGCAATTTCGGGGGCTGTGGTTGGGTATGTCACCGGAATCTGTGCACAGGAATTCCCAGTGAAAGTTTGAATATACAAAATATCTGTGAGACATTAATTACAGTTGGCAGCAACAGAACTTGCAGCTCTTTGTGTCGTGCTCCGTTATATTATCTACAAATCAACACACAAATGATTTGTCTGTTTAAATATGAATGCAGCACAATCATAATTACTGGTAGCATTAAAGTGCAATCCACAGGAACAGCTGGCATTTGATATCATAGGGATTGTACACTAAACAACTGAAAATAGACACCCCGTCATTTTTCAGTATGTACCAAGTATCTGCGGTATTGTCAGCAATGAATTTCCCAGCCAACTGCCCATTTATCCAAATCAGAAGGCCACTATTTACCAATCCTGATTCCTAAGATGGTGCAAAGAAGTCCTGCATGCTTGCACGCCAACCACTAAATGGAGCAAACCACATTTCAAGGACATGCAAAAGTATACTCCCAGTGTTTTATCTTAAACACCTTCTATTTACATCAAGACTTAAATGAAGAGTCATAACGATTCCCTGTAAACTAGTGGTAAATGTTGTGATGGCGAATGCCTGTTCAGTCCAAATGAAGACAACAGACACTACATGTTGTAACCACTGTGATAATTAGAAAAACAAATATCAAACTTCATGCCAATGCATGCAATATGTTGAGGACACAGCTGCTCTCAAACATGTTAAATAAGTTCGACAATCCGCCTCTGTTAGAAATCAGAGCTCTACAGTATAGACAGAAACTTGTGAAAGCATTACAGAGGCTCTCGTGCAACAAATTACAGACCCATGCTTTTGCCCTCTTTTTGATTCCAAGCTCAGTACAGTACAGCAGGCTAAAAACTAGCATTTATAAATTTCCCTGCTTTTTCTCTCTGTCCCTTCTGAATGCCTCATAATTCATCACACATGCTACCAATAAAGAAAATCCAGAGTGCTGGTTAGATTATAGATTCTCAAAAAGTAAAGGAGCAGAAGgccagaggcccatgtactgtctCACATCAGCTCACATTACCCGGCTGATCAAATTATCTGGAGTCCTCTACTACAGAATCTTTGggacaataaaacaacaccagcCAACTATATTAATCTTATCAGCTATACTATGCATTCAAGAACCAACTATCCCAGAACAAGCTTTCCTCTCTTGGCATTTCATCGCAACAGTAATTATATGGGCACTCGAGCAATGCCCGTAGTATCAGTGCAATTGTGTGAGATGAGTAAGCATCCTGGCCCCCTGTGGCACCACTTTGAGCTGGGAAAAGTACTACTGCTATTCTGGACACATTGTGCAGAATAGCCTGTAAAGAGTACGCTTGTTGTGCATTGTGCCTGTAATGAGTACGCTTAAAAAAGAACTGTGGCATGGGTAGCACTTCTAAGTAGCTGGAAGCAGAAAATATAATGGTATAATCATAAGTGCAGGTAAAATGAACACATTTGCATGCCCCTTATGCCGTCGC is a genomic window containing:
- the Ufc1 gene encoding ubiquitin-fold modifier conjugating enzyme 1 yields the protein MVDDATRKTLSGIPLLRTKAGPRDKDLWPSRLKEEYQALIKYVQNNKENDNDWFRLESNKDGTRWFGKCWYIHELLKYEFDVEFDIPVTYPTTAPEIALPSLDGKTAKMYRGGKICMTDHFKPLWARNVPKFGIAHAMALGLGPWLAVEIPDLIQKGVLKHKDDTQSKS